The sequence TTTCTGGCGACAGTatgtttctgatttatggacTGCATtcataacattttgaaaaacgATTGGCTCTAACATGTCCAACAAAGGAAACTCTGAAAGCGGATGTAGCTCGTGTGAACCTGTGAAATGGGGTTTGACTTTAACAGCTTCTTTACAACGTCCTTAAAACAGGACACGAACACAAAGTGACTCGTCCACTAGTCAGGACTTGGGCTGGTTTGCTCCTCAACATTTCTTTGTTCCGACTAATTCTACGTGTTTACAATTTCTACTTTACTACACTGTGACATTTCTTTGGATTAGGATTTACTCCTTCACTAAAAGTTAACTTTTGATCATACTGCCTTCGTAAACATTTCATAAAAAAACTTAATAAAAAAGTTAAATGTGCAAATAAAGAAATATGTAATAGCCGAGCCTCAAaacgcttcttcttcttcttcttcttcttcttcttcttcttcttcttcttcttcttcttcttcttcttcttcttcttcttcttcttcttcttcttcttcttcttcttcttcttcttcttcttcttcttcttcttcttcttcttcttcttcttcttcttcttcttcttcaaataAAGTGTGCTATTAAAACAAAATATGAGTAAAATATTCATCAgcattcttttttcttttttttaatgaaacgTAGTCCGTTCAAGTCTTCGTTAATTTCCCAACATGTTCAGAGTGTAAGTGATCCAGAGTCTCTGTCTGTGCTCCACAGGTTCCCAGCAGCAGTCTGAGTCAGCTCCGCGATGTAGAGTCACCTCAGAGAGAGCGGCTCTGGTTGTTCTCAGCGTTCTCCTGGCAGCTTCTCTCGTCATTCTCGGAGTAACCTGTGAGTTTCTTTTCAAACTCAATGAATTAAGAACGAGATGTAAATCTGATGTTTCTTCCATCCAGACTGTTAAACtcctgaaacaacatccataacattcatctgctacttagtcattatttatctaatatatcatacatATAtagcatatagactcttattgcactatttcacttttttttaaaactatttttcattttatatttactaTTTAATATTTACCTGCACTATATTTATGtgtatctgtgttattgtgttgctctgttggagaagCCAGTGACCTAAGAATATCATCGGCATAACtatagctatgttcgtatgacatataaagaaccttgaaccttgttcAGAACTGGTGGCTTCAGGCGATCTCTGCATGTGTAACAGAACAGCTTGAAGTTAAATTCATCTGAACAGATTCGTGGTAATTAACTGATGCTTTCATTTTCCTTTCtcaatttaaaatcagtcaaatTAGTTTGGAGAATTTTcaatgtccatccatccatcctctcccgcttatccgtggtcgggtcgcgggggtagcagttccagcagagagccccaaactttcttttccctcatcaaccagctctgactggggggtcccaaggcgctcccaggccagcaaagagatataatctccctagggaggtgttccaggtggcatcctaactaggtgcccgaaccacctcaactggctcctttcgacgccaaggaggagcggctcaactccgagtccctcccggtagggctgtcccgaataccacttttcgggctccggatattcggtagtaatcagcagcgaatactcgaatattcggtgcggaaatatttttattttttttttaacaaaaaaatttcataacacgctccgagacacctgacaacaTGCTGTTAAGCAGAAGTGCAGACagagcatactattacgatttatatttatttattgtctcagtactcgcatacattaaaactaaatgtgtcctctgcatttaaccgagCCGCAGTGCAGCGCCTggggaccaaatctggttccaaattacgttttacaacctgaagatacaaaacacatatttatgttataacaacaatgcttttaataacatagccgtaacagtaggcctaacaaaataaatgaagaacgaaaaataaatgaacgaactgtatgccaataattgccttagccccagatgttcccacattgctcctattattttcactattcggatcaaattgaaaaactaatataaaaaaacaattcggttgcttgcttgcaactattttccaagcaaagtaagtgcacgattttatcatgtgtaacgttactgtttaaacggcggataaagcagcttcatcatggcaacttgacaacagctaagctaagctaagctaggctactacttacagcatccaggtgacttttcagagttgttgtgccaccgtggtCGGCCAGTTTCTTGTCgcatatttggcacactgccttcttcttaccgtcgtccaatttaaaatgatcccacacagctgaagtcttcggcattttgtgttcaggtgtgtgaaacgaggtgaagcgAGGTGAAGCGTGCCGTTTGCATTTGTGACTGAGTGAACGCGatgtcaggagcacaggctgagattgtatatatttccgcattttaacagtgcaattcaaaagtataaatatagtataagaatatggaaattcgcctttattgatagcatacatttaggaaaaaatttgaattgaaaataaataaaaaaacgaatatccgaataatgaaattaaaacccgaatagttgaccaacgaacgaatattcgaatagtcgaatattcgggtacagccctacctcccggatgaccgaacttctcaccttatccctaagggagacgcccgccaccctgcggagaaaacccatctcggccgcttgtatccgcgatttTCAATGTCATGTTTTCAATCTATTTGGCATTCCAATGTGAACCTACTTCTCCATAACATTACTATATATGTTGAAATGATTCTCCTTTAATGAACAGACTCTTAAAAACTTTTCTTTCTCGTTTTTATCAATCAGCTCATCAAAACATCCAAACCATAGAACGTCTCCAAAAGATGATAGATGAGCGTGACGCTGAGATGAAAAACCTCACAGGTAAACTTCGTCCACATCCAGATCTCTTTCAAATGGTTGAACACTCATATTGTTCTGTTAAATATTCACCTCGTGTCTCGACTGCGTGAACCATGGAAGAGCTTTGATCTCTGTTCAGGTTCTGTTCAAAGTAAAACCATTTTTATATTCTTCCACAACAGAGACTTATCTGAAGTAAACCGTCAGTGATGGATTTACTTTCTCACATGTTTGCCCTTCTGATGACGAAGTGACAGATTGCCACACACATAACACAGATGTGTGTCGTCTGACTAAAGACTTGCTCTGATCTCTTTAAAGGGGGCTCATGTAAAAGGTGCCCAGACGGCTGGGAGCGTCATGGAGGGAAATGCTATAATTTCTCCATCATTAAAGCAACCTGGACACGGAGCGGAGCAGACTGCAGACGCACAGGAGGAGATCTGGTTCAGATCGAGAGCAGCGAGGAGCAGGTAGAACACACTGCTGCAGGGTCGCCATTCACCCCTTTGTTCCTGCATTAGTTAGCTCAGAgaagttattcatttgtttttgcTGTCCAGAAATTCCTGGAGCAGACATTGAGATGTTATATGACTGAAGATGAGGACAAGTTCTGGATCGGACTGACGGACTCAGAGACAGAGGGAGCATGGCTGTGGACAGACGGTTCAGCACTGGACAGGAGGTTTGATTGTtgtaaacacttttttttaaatttccaATATCAAAGTCATCAGTTTGATTAAATCACATCTTTCTCTTCCTCAAACCTCAGATTGGATTTTTGGTCCAAAGGAGAGCCAGACAACTATAAAGGGAACAATACTATGGAAGAGGATTGTGCGAGGATGGGGGAGAGAGGTGGAGCGAGGGACCTGAAGTGTTGGTACGATGCATCCTGTGAAGTCCCTCACAGAAGTATCTGTGAGAAACCAGAAGACCCTAACTCACTGTGCACCTGAAAGCAGCTCAGCTGAGTCTCAGCCTGTTTATATATCTCAGTACAGGATgcagaacgtggagcagggtGCTTGTGAatggttcggtctgaaggggaggggcttagcttgaccctggtggtggtgaatggttcggtctgaaggggaggggcttagcttgaccctggtggtggtgaatggatggttggggttggtctgaaggggaggggcttagcttgaccctggtggtggtgaatggatagttggggtcggtctgaaggggaggggcttagcttgaccctggtggtggtgaatggatggttgggttcggtctgaaggggaggggcttagcttgcgTGCTTTTTAATAAAGCTCTTACATAAATAATATATACAGCCATGCAAACATTAAAATGCAGCTTCTTGAATgtgttgaatgattaagaacaGAAGTTCTATTTCAAACTATAATGGAACTGGATCTGCACAAAATAAGTGACATTTTCATTTTGGGCTCTGAGTAATAGTGACAGCACTTCTACATATTATCACCATTTACAAATCAATCATTCAAATGATGGAGAAATGGTTTCTGCAGATGAACCCATAACGATAATATCCATTGCTTGCATTTCACTCAAACACATGTGATAATGAGCTCCACCTGCGAACTCCAACAGCAAAATGACGTGGATTCATCGGTCACAATA is a genomic window of Pseudochaenichthys georgianus unplaced genomic scaffold, fPseGeo1.2 scaffold_610_arrow_ctg1, whole genome shotgun sequence containing:
- the LOC117443427 gene encoding galactose-specific lectin nattectin-like, with amino-acid sequence MPEAEVLYSDVKFKRDKGNNNGSASSAADTTYSAVRILEKQPSTELPGSQQQSESAPRCRVTSERAALVVLSVLLAASLVILGVTSHQNIQTIERLQKMIDERDAEMKNLTGGSCKRCPDGWERHGGKCYNFSIIKATWTRSGADCRRTGGDLVQIESSEEQKFLEQTLRCYMTEDEDKFWIGLTDSETEGAWLWTDGSALDRRLDFWSKGEPDNYKGNNTMEEDCARMGERGGARDLKCWYDASCEVPHRSICEKPEDPNSLCT